A section of the Methanosarcina mazei S-6 genome encodes:
- a CDS encoding RPA family protein has protein sequence MAGFFREAARRVFARELKDSNLTSKDESDQYAPQYLLTPTGAKVNRIFIVGTLIEKEDIGTDSEYWRGRVSDPTGSFLIYAGQYQPEAAQFLAECELPAFVAVIGKTSTYTTDDGNVLTSIRPESIQQVDELTRNLWVLDTAKQTLERIRAVEAQEDPNARLAKEHYSIDTEIYREMVKKALESLQDNT, from the coding sequence ATGGCAGGCTTCTTCAGAGAAGCGGCTCGCAGGGTTTTTGCCCGGGAGCTGAAAGACTCGAACCTCACCTCAAAGGATGAAAGCGACCAGTATGCCCCTCAATATCTCCTTACCCCCACAGGGGCGAAAGTGAACCGCATCTTTATTGTGGGCACACTCATTGAAAAAGAAGACATCGGGACCGACTCCGAATACTGGAGGGGCAGGGTTTCCGACCCAACAGGTTCCTTCCTTATTTATGCAGGACAGTACCAGCCAGAAGCCGCTCAGTTCCTTGCAGAATGCGAACTTCCGGCTTTTGTTGCCGTAATCGGCAAGACCAGTACCTATACCACGGACGACGGAAATGTCCTGACCTCAATCCGCCCTGAGTCTATCCAGCAGGTAGACGAGCTGACGAGGAATCTCTGGGTACTTGATACTGCAAAGCAAACCCTTGAAAGGATAAGAGCTGTTGAGGCACAGGAAGACCCCAACGCAAGGCTTGCAAAAGAGCACTATTCCATTGATACTGAAATTTACCGCGAAATGGTGAAAAAAGCTCTGGAATCACTTCAAGATAATACCTGA
- a CDS encoding replication protein A has translation MKQTAESIRDRFMKLGIDVPVEDIESRLDELIKKFKVPSNEAQRSVTNYFLKKYSIPKNEFYVRQAEPQLTKIVDIVENGQWANLKAKVIQLWENTHESISQVGLLGDETGIIKFTIWKNAELPLLEQGESYLLRSIVVGEYNDRFQVQVNKNSSIEKLSEPVEVGGGDFTPAAREAELRNIADLTGNQWATVRGKVIQLWENSHESIEQAGLIGDETGVIKFTNWASSELPDMEEGRSYLLKNVVVNEWNGKAQVQLNRSSSIEELDEDIEVRTSMSSYFGAMVDIQTGSGLIKRCPECKRALVKGACAEHGKVKGEYDLRIKAVLDSGTSTQDALINRELTEELSGISLDSAIAMAADALDPGVVLDKLKHELVGRYYTITGHKLDRYILVESITPRTSLDRELLDQMLAEPIAQPEVE, from the coding sequence ATGAAACAAACTGCAGAATCCATTAGAGACCGGTTTATGAAACTCGGCATCGATGTTCCTGTTGAGGACATCGAAAGCAGACTCGACGAGCTGATTAAGAAGTTCAAGGTACCTTCTAACGAAGCGCAGCGCAGCGTAACAAACTACTTTTTGAAGAAATACTCCATTCCTAAAAATGAGTTTTATGTCAGGCAGGCTGAACCCCAGCTCACCAAAATTGTGGACATTGTAGAGAACGGGCAGTGGGCAAACCTTAAAGCAAAGGTTATTCAGCTGTGGGAAAACACTCATGAATCCATTTCTCAGGTCGGGCTTCTTGGGGATGAGACAGGAATCATAAAGTTTACCATCTGGAAAAATGCCGAACTTCCCCTTCTTGAACAGGGGGAAAGCTACCTTCTAAGAAGCATAGTTGTCGGGGAATACAATGACAGGTTCCAGGTCCAGGTTAACAAGAACAGTTCCATAGAGAAGCTCTCCGAGCCCGTTGAAGTTGGAGGCGGCGATTTCACTCCAGCAGCAAGGGAAGCTGAGCTGAGAAATATTGCTGACCTTACAGGAAACCAGTGGGCAACAGTAAGAGGGAAAGTTATCCAGCTCTGGGAGAACTCCCACGAATCTATAGAACAGGCAGGGCTTATAGGGGATGAGACCGGAGTCATCAAATTTACTAACTGGGCAAGTTCCGAGCTTCCGGATATGGAAGAGGGCAGGAGCTACCTGCTGAAGAATGTTGTTGTTAACGAATGGAACGGCAAGGCTCAGGTCCAGCTTAACAGGTCAAGTTCCATAGAAGAGCTCGACGAAGATATTGAAGTAAGGACCTCCATGTCTTCCTATTTCGGGGCAATGGTGGATATACAGACCGGTTCCGGGCTCATAAAACGCTGCCCTGAATGTAAAAGGGCTCTTGTTAAAGGGGCATGTGCAGAACACGGTAAAGTTAAAGGGGAATATGACCTCAGGATAAAAGCGGTCCTCGATTCCGGGACTTCCACTCAGGACGCCCTTATCAACAGGGAACTTACGGAAGAGCTTTCAGGCATCTCTCTTGACAGCGCCATTGCAATGGCTGCAGACGCTCTTGATCCGGGAGTCGTACTGGACAAGCTCAAACACGAGCTTGTCGGCAGGTATTATACCATCACCGGTCACAAGCTTGACCGCTATATCCTTGTAGAATCGATTACTCCACGGACTTCCCTTGACAGGGAGCTCCTTGACCAGATGCTTGCTGAACCGATTGCTCAGCCGGAGGTGGAGTAA